A window of the Synchiropus splendidus isolate RoL2022-P1 chromosome 6, RoL_Sspl_1.0, whole genome shotgun sequence genome harbors these coding sequences:
- the oser1 gene encoding oxidative stress-responsive serine-rich protein 1, with the protein MEAAGKDCEEETLQTAFKKLRVDAESVPAPTSASETSRTPPRSSLDTGTKPKLGCLKENWHGVRKTSRGSSRTQRRRRSKSPILQPSKFTYCSSVSAASLSPPSVCLKHSPVEPVGGSSGLAQKEFLASCSSRHTSTVFGSAAAAYESRITSSPSVQDVAGNRESGSETEDGSDCRVHRTPDRTDFRALSELHSSAPEEPSCSICSCSEKSGQEGATAVTRESECSCQVGRRGWSEVAVYSFTGLRGVISECEQNLDKSPRTLGASTPPSLSGSPRSCSEQARAYVDDITIEDLSGYMEYYLYIPKKMSHMAEMMYT; encoded by the exons ATGGAGGCAGCAGGGAAGGACTGCGAGGAGGAGACTCTGCAGACAGCGTTTAAAAAACTGCGGGTTGATGCTGAGAG CGTTCCAGCACCCACGAGTGCCTCTGAGACGTCGAGGACGCCGCCGCGATCGTCTCTGGATACAGGCACCAAGCCAAAACTAGGCTGCTTGAAAGAGAACTGGCACGG TGTGCGGAAAACTTCTCGGGGTTCGTCCAGAACTCAGCGCCGTAGAAGATCCAAGTCGCCGATACTTCAGCCGTCGAAATTCACCTACTGCAGTTCTGTGTCTGCTGCCAGTCTGTCGCCCCCTAGTGTCTGCCTCAAGCACTCTCCTGTGGAgcctgtggggggcagcagcGGCTTGGCTCAGAAGGAGTTCCTAGCCTCCTGCTCATCCCGCCACACTTCCACTGTAtttggctctgctgctgctgcatacGAGTCGCGTATCACTTCCTCACCGTCTGTTCAGGACGTTGCAGGGAACAGAGAGAGCGGCTCGGAGACAGAAGATGGTTCAGACTGCAGAGTGCATAGAACGCCTGACCGCACAGACTTCCGTGCTTTGTCCGAGCTGCACAGCAGCGCTCCTGAAGAACCATCGTGCTCTatctgcagctgcagtgagaagAGCGGCCAGGAAGGTGCGACTGCAGTAACACGTGAGAGTGAGTGTTCGTGTCAGGTAGGTCGACGTGGTTGGAGTGAAGTGGCAGTTTACTCCTTCACTGGGCTTCGCGGTGTTATCTCAGAGTGCGAGCAAAATCTCGACAAGAGTCCTAGAACCCTTGGAGCTTCCACGCCACCATCACTGTCTGGCTCTCCTCGCTCTTGCTCTGAACAGGCACGAGCTTACGTGGACGACATTACAATAGAGGACCTCTCTGGGTACATGGAGTATTACCTTTACATCCCCAAGAAGATGTCTCACATGGCTGAGATGATGTACACTTGA